The Oleispira antarctica RB-8 genome contains the following window.
CTTTTGCTGTGCGTGACGTACTCGGGGTTTTTAATCGGTGTAGGACTCACGGGAACATAGTGCCCTGAAAATACTTGTCGCGGCATATGATCATCGCCGTTTGCGGTTGCATCTGGGTCGCAGCTAAGCGTATCCATCAGCGAGTAATCTGCTAACGTTGCAAGATCATCAAGGGTCGTAATCGTGGGTAAAGGATTCTCTGAGTCGCGATGTGTCATAAGTCGGCTTGCCATAAGTCTGATCAATTTATGATTTTAAATCATCGTGCATTAGATAGCACTGAGTAGTGGTTTTTTCTATCGAATGAAACCCAATACACCAGTAGGAAGACTTGCAACCGAATCATGTAGTAGAGTTATGAGTGATCCAATCAAGCGGCTATCACCCGCAACAATACTCACAATAACTGTCACTGATTCACAAGGTAGCGTAATAACATGCCCGATAAGAAAAAGTTAATCATTATTGCTCATGCTCCCTCTGACAATACTCAAAGGATGGTCCAGGCGGTTATTAAGGGCGCGAACCATCCCGACATTACGAATGTGGAAGTTAAGTTTATTGCTCCGCTAGATGCTCAGGCCGACGATATAAAAACCGCGCAAGCGATCATTATTGGCACCACTGAAAACTTGGGTTACATGGCTGGCCTCATCAAAGACGTTTTTGATCGGTGTTATTATGATTGCCTAGACCATACTCAGGGTCTTTCTTTTAGCTACTACATTCGTGCGGGTCATGACGGAACAGGAACACGCAAGGCACTTGAAACCATTACCACAGGATTACGCTGGCGCTTGGTGCAAGAACCTTTAATTTGTAAGGGTGATTTTGACGAGGCGTTTATTACTCAGTGCGAAGAATTAGGCTTGGCAATGGCCGCCAGCTTGGACGCGGGCATCATCTGATACAAAAGATTGCACAATGTTGCAAACTGACAAAAAATGTCACTTAATGCCAAAAACCTTTAACAATCATCACTCTAGCAACCTTTTATAATATTTATAGCCCCTGTTTATGCCGCCTTGCGGCCGTTGTTATGTTGGTACAGTTCTTGATATGTAAATAAACAGATACATAAATAGACTAACTATCAAAGATATAAACATTAATAGTTAGCGCCAATAAATACGTACATTATAAGAACTGAAAGGTTAGACAATGAGTAATCAGCAGGACTCAAACGTCATTCACATTGACTTCCAAGATCGTAAAGCGCTTAAAAAGAGCGACGGAACAAAAACCTTTTCTCAACTTATTGGTCATGTCATTGCCCCTGTAGAAGAAGGCCCTGAAGAATGGCCTGAAGACCTTACGCCGAAAGAGCGCCGTGAACAGCTAAAGCGAGATTTAGACTTTTTACGCCAAATGAATGATATTCCTCCTGCTAAGAAATATTAAACAGACACGTTTATAGCACTGTAATGCGACAAGACGGCTAGAGACAAACAAAGCCCGCTCCTGATATTCAGAGCGGGCTTTTTTATACCGATAAAAACGACCTAGGCTACAAGCCCTCAGCACCCGATTCGGAGGATACTTTCGCCGCTCGCTCTGCATGTTCTTCTTTGTTTTCAGAATATCGATGAGTCAGAAAGTCGGAATGATCACGAGTGAGCAAGGTAAATCGAAACAGCTCTTCCATTACATCAACGACACGATCACGATACGATGAGTCTTTCATCGAGCCATCATCGTTAAACTCTTTCCACGCCATCGCTACAGAAGACTGGTTAGGAATGGTCAGCATCCGCATCCATCGCCCCAATATACGCAAGGCATTCACCGCATTAAATGATTGAGAACCCCCACTCACTTGCATTACGGCAAGAGTGCGCGCTTGTGTTGGGCGAACACTGCCTAAACTTAGCGGTATCCAATCAATCTGATTTTTAATTACTGAGGTGATCGTGCCATGTAGCTCTGGGCTCGACCACACCATACCTTCAGACCAGATCGCCAATTCATGCAGCTCTTTTACTTTTGGGTGATCGTAGTTTTCACGATCGAACATCGGCAACTCAGTAGGGTCATAAATTTTCACCTCTGCGCCAAAGCTTTGCAAGATAGCAGCCGCCTCTAAGGTGAGTTTTCTGCTATAAGACTCTGCACGCAATGAGCCGTATAGCATTAATATGCGAGGTGCATGAGTTGACCTTGGCTTATCAAAACTGGCCAAGGTCTGTTCTATCGAATGCTTTGGCGCATAAGAGTGTGTCATGTTTTAATATTCCTAACGCTACTTACGTTGCTTAGCTACTTGCGTTTTTTAAAGGTCGGCTTACCGGATTTTTTAGCGCCTTCTTGCTTAACACCGGCTTTTTCTGCGATTGATTTTTGCAGTTTCTTACCCGGCTTTTTACCCGTCGTCTTATTGCCAGGCCTAGCAGCAGGTTTACCAAATGCAGGCTTACCTGATCCAGATTTAGCGTCAGCGCCCTTTCTAGAGTCTGCTTTAGCATCCGGCTTAGCAACAATACCCTTACCACCAGGGCGACCACGAGGACTCAGTCCTTTGTTTTGTAAACGCTTATGACGATGGTCTGCAGGCTCTTCATGGGGAATAAGTGCGCCTTTACCCGGCCCAATCATATCTTCACGCCCCATCTCTTTTAGAGCGTCACGCAACATCGGCCAGCTCTTTGGGTCGTGATAACGTAAAAATGCCTTCTGCACACGGCGAGACTTTAACTCAGTATGCACAACCATCTTTTTCGATTTATAACTGATGCGCTGCAACGGGTTATGACCCGAATGGTACATCGCCGTTGCTAATGACATAGGCGATGGATAGAAGGTCTGTACTTGGTCAACGCGATATTTATTACGCTTAAGCCAAACAGCTAAGCCCAACATATCTTCATCTTCACAGCCTGGGTGAGCGGCAATGAAGTACGGAATTAGATACTGTTTTTTGCCCGCTTCTTTCGAGAATTTTTCAAACATATTCTTGAATTTATCGTAGGTTCCCATCCCCGGCTTCATCATCATATCCAAGGTATTCTTCTCGGTATGCTCAGGGGCAATTTTCAAATAGCCACCCACGTGATGAGTTACTAGCTCACGAACGTATTCTGGATCTTCTACCGCAAGGTCATAACGCAGACCGGAAGCAATGGCGATACGCTTAATACCCGGTAAGGCACGCGCACGTCGGTATAGCGAGGTGGTCTGCGAATG
Protein-coding sequences here:
- the arsH gene encoding Arsenate resistance protein ArsH, whose translation is MTHSYAPKHSIEQTLASFDKPRSTHAPRILMLYGSLRAESYSRKLTLEAAAILQSFGAEVKIYDPTELPMFDRENYDHPKVKELHELAIWSEGMVWSSPELHGTITSVIKNQIDWIPLSLGSVRPTQARTLAVMQVSGGSQSFNAVNALRILGRWMRMLTIPNQSSVAMAWKEFNDDGSMKDSSYRDRVVDVMEELFRFTLLTRDHSDFLTHRYSENKEEHAERAAKVSSESGAEGL
- the wrbA gene encoding Multimeric flavodoxin WrbA, coding for MPDKKKLIIIAHAPSDNTQRMVQAVIKGANHPDITNVEVKFIAPLDAQADDIKTAQAIIIGTTENLGYMAGLIKDVFDRCYYDCLDHTQGLSFSYYIRAGHDGTGTRKALETITTGLRWRLVQEPLICKGDFDEAFITQCEELGLAMAASLDAGII